From the genome of Paracoccus seriniphilus, one region includes:
- the flgH gene encoding flagellar basal body L-ring protein FlgH — MTYLKLICLALVLGACSRVANLGQAPDLTSPRNTEEFLAITNPPLDLPVNSGRPEAAASLWAGNSSSLISDRRASTRGDLLTVVIEIDDSAEISNSSDRSRSAGDNLEIPQLAGIPQRLNDKLPEGASFDELIDASSSSTYKGSGNISRRDKLTLRIAATVIDRLPNGTLQIQGTQEVRVNYELRELTVEGFVRPDDIDLNNEIEYDRIAGARISYGGRGQITDVQQPRYGQQIADILLPY; from the coding sequence ATGACATATCTCAAGCTCATCTGCCTCGCGCTGGTATTGGGCGCCTGCTCGCGGGTCGCCAATCTGGGGCAGGCCCCCGATCTGACATCGCCGCGAAATACCGAGGAATTTCTGGCAATCACCAATCCGCCACTGGATCTCCCCGTGAATTCCGGCCGACCCGAGGCCGCAGCCTCGCTCTGGGCAGGCAATTCATCATCCCTGATCTCTGACCGGCGCGCCTCGACACGCGGAGACCTGCTGACGGTGGTCATCGAAATCGACGACAGCGCGGAAATTTCCAACAGCTCCGACCGGTCACGCAGCGCGGGCGACAACCTGGAAATCCCGCAACTGGCCGGCATTCCCCAGCGGCTGAACGACAAGCTGCCCGAGGGTGCCAGCTTCGACGAACTGATTGATGCATCCTCAAGCTCCACCTACAAGGGCAGCGGCAATATCTCTCGCCGGGACAAGCTGACCCTGCGCATCGCGGCCACCGTGATCGACCGACTTCCCAATGGAACGCTTCAAATTCAGGGCACCCAGGAGGTCCGCGTAAATTACGAACTGCGCGAACTGACCGTCGAGGGATTTGTCCGACCCGATGACATCGATCTCAACAATGAAATCGAATACGACCGCATTGCTGGCGCACGGATTTCCTATGGCGGACGCGGACAGATCACCGATGTCCAGCAGCCGCGCTACGGGCAGCAGATCGCCGACATCCTTCTGCCATATTGA
- the rfbB gene encoding dTDP-glucose 4,6-dehydratase, producing MKILVTGGAGFIGSAVVRLAVRRGHEVVNLDALTYAANLENVASVKDSGLYWFEQADIRDRAALDRIFDKHAPDAVMHLAAESHVDRSIDGPAAFIETNVIGTFNMLEAARAYWVSQGRPDSFRFHHISTDEVFGSLGETGQFTETTPYDPRSPYSASKAGSDHLVRAWHETYGLPVVLTNCSNNYGPYHFPEKLVPVVILRALAGETIPVYGDGGNVRDWLYVEDHADALLLALEKGENGRSYNIGGENEARNIDLVRMICDHMDRLNPQGAPHDRLIEFVPDRPGHDRRYAIDPQRIRTELNWRPSVTVQEGLRLTVEWYLNNRDWWEPLYQRDGVGKRLGTG from the coding sequence ATGAAGATTCTGGTAACGGGCGGGGCCGGGTTCATTGGTTCGGCAGTGGTGCGGCTTGCCGTTCGGCGCGGTCACGAGGTGGTCAACCTGGATGCGTTGACCTATGCCGCGAATCTGGAAAATGTCGCTTCGGTCAAGGACAGCGGGCTTTACTGGTTCGAGCAGGCCGATATTCGCGATCGCGCTGCATTGGACCGTATCTTTGACAAACACGCCCCCGATGCGGTGATGCATCTGGCGGCCGAAAGCCATGTTGACCGGTCCATCGACGGACCTGCGGCCTTTATCGAGACGAATGTGATCGGCACATTCAACATGTTGGAGGCGGCGCGGGCTTATTGGGTTTCACAGGGGCGCCCTGATTCATTCCGTTTCCACCATATCTCGACCGATGAGGTATTCGGCAGCCTCGGCGAGACCGGCCAGTTCACCGAAACGACCCCCTATGATCCTCGCAGTCCCTATTCCGCCAGCAAGGCAGGCTCTGACCATCTGGTCCGGGCCTGGCATGAAACCTATGGGTTGCCCGTCGTGCTGACCAATTGTTCGAACAATTACGGTCCCTATCATTTCCCCGAAAAACTGGTGCCCGTAGTTATCCTGCGTGCCCTGGCGGGTGAAACGATCCCGGTCTATGGCGATGGTGGGAATGTGCGCGACTGGCTGTATGTCGAAGACCATGCCGATGCGTTGCTGCTTGCGCTGGAAAAGGGCGAAAACGGGCGCAGCTACAATATCGGCGGCGAGAACGAGGCCCGCAATATTGATCTGGTCAGAATGATCTGTGACCATATGGATCGCCTGAATCCGCAGGGTGCTCCTCATGACCGGCTGATCGAATTCGTCCCCGATCGTCCCGGTCATGACCGTCGCTATGCCATTGATCCTCAGCGCATCCGCACCGAGCTGAACTGGCGGCCTTCCGTCACGGTGCAGGAAGGGCTGCGCCTGACGGTCGAGTGGTATCTGAACAATCGCGACTGGTGGGAACCACTGTATCAGCGTGATGGTGTTGGCAAGAGGCTGGGTACCGGATGA
- the rfbD gene encoding dTDP-4-dehydrorhamnose reductase: protein MSEGILVFGKTGQVARELAGLLPEARFLGRAEADLADPGHCAQVILAERPRAVLNVAAYTAVDRAETEAELARTVNADAPAAMAQAAAELSVPFLHVSTDYVFDGSGDRPRAEGSPTAPLGVYGRTKRKGEERIAENGGQWAVLRTSWVFSSFGANFVKTMLKLGAERDQLNIVCDQIGGPTPAGDIAAALVKMTEQMLSDPGKGGLYHFAGAPDASWADFAAEIFRQAGLTCKITPIPTSQYPTPASRPLNSRLDCGAIKADFGVDRPDWRKGLADVLARLEQTA from the coding sequence ATGAGCGAGGGGATTCTTGTTTTCGGCAAGACGGGGCAGGTCGCGCGTGAGCTGGCAGGGCTTCTCCCCGAGGCTCGTTTTCTGGGGCGTGCCGAGGCCGATCTGGCCGATCCAGGGCATTGCGCCCAGGTGATTCTGGCCGAGAGGCCGCGTGCCGTCCTGAATGTAGCGGCCTATACGGCGGTGGACCGCGCTGAAACCGAGGCAGAACTGGCGCGGACCGTCAATGCCGATGCACCTGCGGCCATGGCTCAGGCGGCGGCAGAGCTGTCTGTTCCCTTTCTGCATGTCTCGACCGATTATGTGTTCGACGGCTCGGGCGACCGGCCGCGCGCCGAAGGATCTCCGACCGCGCCTTTGGGTGTTTACGGGCGGACGAAACGAAAGGGCGAAGAGCGTATCGCGGAAAACGGTGGCCAATGGGCGGTGTTGCGAACCTCTTGGGTGTTTTCAAGCTTCGGTGCGAATTTCGTCAAGACCATGCTGAAGCTGGGGGCCGAGCGTGATCAACTGAACATTGTCTGTGATCAGATCGGTGGCCCGACACCGGCGGGCGATATCGCCGCCGCCTTGGTCAAAATGACCGAGCAGATGCTTTCGGATCCGGGCAAGGGCGGGCTGTATCACTTTGCAGGTGCACCCGATGCAAGCTGGGCGGATTTCGCCGCCGAGATATTCCGTCAGGCCGGGCTGACCTGCAAGATCACGCCCATTCCGACATCGCAATATCCGACTCCGGCATCGCGGCCCTTGAATTCGCGGCTGGATTGCGGCGCAATCAAGGCGGATTTTGGCGTTGATCGTCCAGATTGGCGCAAGGGGCTGGCCGATGTGCTGGCAAGACTGGAGCAAACGGCATGA
- the rfbA gene encoding glucose-1-phosphate thymidylyltransferase RfbA, protein MTQRKGIILAGGSGTRLYPITMGVSKQLLPLYDKPMIYYPITVLMLAGIRDIAIITTPEDQAQFQRLLGDGAQWGVSFTWIVQPSPDGLAQAYLLARDFLQGAPSAMVLGDNIFFGHGLPILLQAADQRSEGGTVFGYQVSDPERYGVVDFDKTGRARAIIEKPADPPSHFAVTGLYFLDGTASDRAAEVRPSARGELEITTLLESYLSDGILTVEKMGRGFAWLDTGTHASLLDAGNFVRTLENRQGLQTGCPEEIAFEAGWITADELRDRAARFAKNEYGTYLLRLLDDRG, encoded by the coding sequence ATGACGCAGCGCAAAGGTATCATTCTGGCGGGCGGCTCGGGAACCCGGCTTTATCCCATCACGATGGGGGTCTCGAAGCAGTTGCTGCCGCTATATGACAAGCCGATGATCTATTATCCGATCACGGTTCTCATGCTGGCCGGCATCCGCGATATCGCGATCATCACCACGCCCGAGGATCAGGCCCAGTTTCAGCGGTTGCTTGGCGATGGCGCGCAATGGGGGGTGAGCTTCACCTGGATCGTTCAGCCGTCCCCCGACGGTCTTGCGCAGGCCTATCTGCTGGCGCGCGACTTCCTGCAAGGTGCGCCCTCGGCGATGGTCTTGGGCGACAACATATTCTTTGGCCACGGGTTGCCGATCCTGCTGCAGGCTGCCGACCAGCGAAGCGAGGGCGGCACGGTCTTTGGCTATCAGGTCAGTGATCCCGAACGCTATGGTGTCGTTGATTTCGACAAGACGGGGCGGGCGCGCGCGATCATTGAAAAACCGGCCGATCCGCCGTCGCATTTCGCTGTGACCGGCCTTTACTTTCTGGACGGGACGGCATCTGATCGAGCAGCCGAGGTTCGCCCATCCGCGCGCGGAGAGCTGGAAATCACCACCCTGCTGGAAAGCTATCTGTCTGACGGAATTCTGACGGTCGAGAAGATGGGGCGCGGCTTTGCCTGGCTTGATACCGGAACCCACGCCAGCTTGCTGGACGCCGGGAATTTCGTGCGCACGCTGGAAAACCGGCAGGGGCTTCAGACCGGTTGTCCGGAAGAAATCGCCTTTGAGGCCGGGTGGATCACAGCGGATGAACTGCGTGACAGGGCCGCAAGATTCGCCAAGAATGAATATGGGACCTATCTGCTGCGGTTGTTGGACGACAGGGGCTGA
- a CDS encoding glycosyltransferase, producing the protein MTEIHPTPPGKPANGGTAPEVQILMATYQGGRFLQEQLHSIGAQRYTNWQLFVSDDGSWDNTRDLVASFAAQVGHGRVHLIEGPRQGATQNFLHLIQQAPDNRMLAFCDQDDVWHPDKLAFAVESLGEIKGPAHYAARTIITDEKLAPVAQSRRFNRPLTFRNALVQACMAGNTSVFNPDAAALLKSGVEAARLAKIESHDWWAYQLTSGAGAAIIHDPRPMLMYRQHSQAEMGRNDTISAMAKRLGKLFAGDYGSWVGANLAALSQCRALLTTENRQVLDGVVAALQCRGPFAAQRLRRLGLYRQTTAGTVALLAATTMGRLRQPLSSNNRSR; encoded by the coding sequence ATGACCGAAATTCATCCCACGCCCCCCGGCAAGCCAGCAAACGGCGGCACCGCCCCAGAGGTGCAGATCCTGATGGCGACCTACCAGGGAGGGCGCTTTCTTCAGGAGCAGCTGCACAGCATTGGCGCACAGCGCTATACGAACTGGCAGCTGTTCGTGTCAGATGACGGCTCGTGGGACAATACCCGCGATCTGGTCGCCAGCTTTGCCGCGCAGGTCGGGCACGGTCGGGTGCATCTGATCGAAGGGCCGCGTCAGGGCGCAACGCAGAACTTTCTGCATCTGATCCAACAGGCGCCGGATAACCGGATGCTTGCCTTTTGCGATCAGGACGATGTCTGGCACCCGGACAAGCTTGCTTTTGCAGTTGAAAGCCTTGGCGAGATCAAGGGGCCGGCCCATTATGCCGCGCGCACGATCATCACTGACGAGAAGCTTGCCCCGGTCGCGCAATCGCGCCGCTTCAACAGACCGCTGACGTTTCGCAATGCCCTGGTGCAGGCCTGCATGGCGGGGAATACCTCGGTGTTCAACCCGGACGCCGCCGCATTGCTGAAATCAGGCGTCGAGGCCGCCCGCCTTGCAAAGATCGAATCCCATGACTGGTGGGCCTATCAGCTGACCTCTGGCGCTGGCGCGGCCATCATTCACGATCCCCGTCCGATGCTGATGTATCGTCAGCACAGCCAAGCCGAAATGGGCCGCAACGATACGATATCCGCAATGGCCAAACGGCTGGGGAAACTGTTCGCGGGGGATTACGGCAGCTGGGTCGGCGCGAATCTGGCCGCCTTGTCGCAATGCCGTGCCCTGCTTACCACCGAAAACCGACAGGTTCTGGATGGCGTTGTCGCAGCCCTGCAGTGTCGCGGCCCGTTTGCCGCACAGAGATTGCGCAGGCTTGGCCTTTATCGCCAGACCACCGCAGGGACGGTCGCGCTGCTAGCTGCGACCACAATGGGGCGGCTGCGTCAGCCCCTGTCGTCCAACAACCGCAGCAGATAG
- the flgA gene encoding flagellar basal body P-ring formation chaperone FlgA: MTRHAIAALFALLPLTGQAAVLAAARTLQAGTIITASDLRAIDGKSAGLSDPASAIGKQARVTIYEGRPIHANLLQSPRIVRRNQTVQVIFQRGALQVRAQARALSDGGEGDVIRVMNTDSRKVISALVQPDGSLLAGF; the protein is encoded by the coding sequence ATGACGCGCCATGCCATCGCCGCCCTGTTTGCCCTCCTGCCCCTGACCGGACAGGCCGCCGTGCTTGCCGCCGCCCGCACATTGCAGGCCGGCACAATCATCACCGCATCGGATTTGCGCGCCATTGATGGAAAATCGGCCGGTCTCAGCGATCCGGCGAGCGCCATTGGCAAGCAAGCCCGCGTGACAATCTATGAAGGCCGCCCGATCCACGCCAACCTGCTTCAATCACCGCGCATCGTCAGGCGAAATCAAACAGTGCAGGTGATCTTTCAGCGCGGTGCATTGCAGGTCAGGGCACAGGCACGCGCCCTGTCCGATGGCGGCGAAGGAGACGTCATCCGGGTCATGAACACCGATTCTCGCAAGGTCATCTCGGCCCTCGTTCAACCCGATGGCAGCCTGCTTGCCGGATTCTAG